From the Candidatus Omnitrophota bacterium genome, one window contains:
- a CDS encoding DUF92 domain-containing protein translates to MMTPSSERKRQWVHISCALFALALRYLSPSWAFLFAFTAFIHNILLLPKYAPQLFREREHLLQGVAAYPLMVALLILFFPERLNLAGGAWAILAFGDGFSNIIGRKWPIASIPWNPKKSFGGSAAFVVMASLGAYAAMIWIGPVPSCAHILFVAVCASAAAAFFETLPLAWDDNVVVTLIAAAILPLAWEVNLSNSPTSLTAGWWALALLINVGVASFAWWFGLVSSTGALGGTVIGTAILAMGGDLYILLLIFFFLASLATRVGYYEKEALGIAQEEGGRRGAKHAIANCALALIAAVLIGATDGADAILYVFYCAALATALGDTTSSELGQVYGRNPFLPTTFRRVQPGFSGAISIEGTLCGMGACFLFALVSFALSVISFRCIPAVTIGAWLGFYVESYIAALWSEEGVELDNEWMNFLNTLFGGVLAIIIAELTMGL, encoded by the coding sequence ATGATGACGCCATCTTCAGAGAGAAAGAGGCAATGGGTTCATATTTCGTGCGCGCTTTTCGCCCTGGCGCTGCGCTATCTTTCCCCTTCCTGGGCTTTTTTGTTCGCCTTCACCGCCTTCATTCACAATATCCTTTTGCTGCCCAAATATGCGCCGCAATTGTTTCGCGAACGGGAGCATCTTTTACAGGGCGTCGCCGCTTATCCTCTCATGGTGGCGCTGCTGATCCTCTTTTTTCCCGAACGGTTGAACCTGGCAGGCGGCGCATGGGCGATTCTCGCTTTCGGCGATGGATTTTCCAATATCATTGGCCGGAAATGGCCTATCGCCAGCATTCCTTGGAATCCGAAGAAATCCTTTGGCGGTTCCGCCGCGTTCGTCGTCATGGCGAGCCTGGGAGCTTACGCGGCGATGATATGGATTGGCCCCGTTCCTTCCTGCGCCCATATCTTGTTTGTCGCCGTATGCGCTTCGGCGGCGGCGGCCTTTTTCGAGACCTTGCCATTGGCATGGGATGACAATGTCGTCGTAACGTTGATTGCGGCGGCGATCTTGCCGCTTGCCTGGGAGGTCAACCTCTCCAATTCGCCTACATCGCTTACGGCGGGCTGGTGGGCGTTAGCGCTTCTAATTAACGTCGGCGTTGCTTCTTTTGCATGGTGGTTTGGCCTGGTATCCAGCACTGGCGCGCTGGGAGGCACGGTGATCGGCACGGCGATTCTGGCGATGGGCGGCGATCTCTATATTTTATTATTGATTTTCTTCTTCCTCGCCTCCCTGGCAACGCGAGTCGGCTATTACGAGAAAGAGGCGTTGGGCATCGCCCAGGAAGAAGGCGGAAGGAGAGGCGCCAAACACGCCATCGCTAATTGCGCTTTAGCCTTGATAGCCGCCGTCCTCATCGGAGCTACCGACGGAGCGGACGCCATCCTGTATGTGTTTTATTGCGCGGCGCTAGCTACGGCTTTGGGGGATACCACTTCCAGCGAATTGGGACAGGTCTATGGCCGCAATCCTTTCCTACCCACGACGTTTCGCCGCGTTCAACCCGGTTTTTCCGGCGCTATCTCCATCGAAGGGACGCTGTGCGGGATGGGAGCGTGTTTTCTTTTCGCTTTGGTTTCGTTTGCTTTGTCCGTGATTTCCTTCCGTTGCATCCCCGCCGTGACCATCGGCGCGTGGCTGGGATTCTACGTCGAGTCGTATATCGCCGCCCTATGGTCGGAAGAGGGCGTGGAATTGGATAACGAATGGATGAATTTCCTAAATACCTTATTCGGCGGAGTCTTAGCGATAATCATTGCTGAGTTGACGATGGGATTATAA
- a CDS encoding NAD-dependent deacylase yields MNEESKLSQAQTALENARSVFVITGAGISAESGVPTFRDAGGLWKKIDPYKVATPEAFAADPKFVWQWYDQRRTQLLTCNPNPAHEALALLERRKERYFLLTQNVDDLHEQAGSQQLSHVHGSIWELRCTDENVVSVDRRAPLPELPPRCPKCGGLLRPNVVWFGESIDAAAVDATERFLSQGEADVILVIGTEASFGYIAHWAMRARGAKGTIIEINLGETGFSSSADLDLRDRAGEILPRITSTQ; encoded by the coding sequence ATGAACGAAGAATCAAAACTATCCCAAGCCCAAACTGCCCTTGAAAACGCCCGCAGCGTTTTCGTCATTACGGGCGCGGGGATATCCGCCGAAAGCGGCGTTCCTACCTTTCGCGATGCGGGCGGATTGTGGAAAAAGATCGATCCCTATAAAGTCGCAACGCCCGAAGCCTTCGCCGCCGATCCTAAATTCGTCTGGCAATGGTACGATCAACGCCGGACCCAGCTGTTGACCTGCAATCCGAATCCTGCTCATGAAGCTTTAGCGTTACTGGAACGGCGCAAGGAGCGTTATTTTCTACTCACGCAAAATGTGGACGATCTGCACGAACAAGCGGGATCGCAGCAGTTATCCCATGTACACGGAAGCATTTGGGAATTACGCTGTACGGATGAAAATGTCGTCAGCGTCGATCGCCGGGCGCCGTTGCCGGAATTGCCGCCCCGTTGCCCGAAATGCGGCGGTTTATTGCGGCCCAATGTTGTATGGTTCGGCGAATCGATCGACGCCGCCGCCGTAGATGCGACGGAGCGCTTCTTGTCGCAAGGGGAGGCGGACGTTATCTTAGTCATTGGCACGGAAGCCAGTTTCGGCTATATCGCCCATTGGGCCATGCGCGCTCGCGGCGCCAAAGGGACGATCATCGAAATCAATCTGGGGGAGACGGGTTTTTCATCGTCGGCGGATTTGGATTTGCGCGACCGCGCCGGCGAAATCCTGCCGCGCATCACGTCAACTC